The following coding sequences are from one Salvelinus namaycush isolate Seneca chromosome 23, SaNama_1.0, whole genome shotgun sequence window:
- the LOC120018229 gene encoding protein ABHD15-like, whose protein sequence is MLEWLVALCIGILVAVIWPASKYFGTQGEPDALLQGLGISRRQTKEMVSERCVSDRGVPVDRANAQTSDRAGENKVPDVALICKPSALANYLFKHCRTFSNFTACTGWTWRASAFLQTFYGACWPYESPAYFVRDYLQLSDDGLVALDWAVSMAGASYQKRRRTSSNSTSPILLIIPNSFGKITRNVLKLCEVALSHGYLPVVFNRRSHNATPLSTVKLQQFGDPGDLREAVRYMRYRQPVSRLYAVSESTGSGLLLSYLGECGSSSYVTAAACLSPVFRCQSWFEKGPIWPLHWALVTYQKICLNRYRTVLGETVHTDALFSSCSMRGLEEVLFCQQPGPKGAPALAAGTSSSSGGAWEAYWERNEPLRDVDEVAIPVLSVCAQDDPIRGDPQSTLPLELFESNPHFFLLLTTRGGHCGFNTQEGSAFSGGGTFGGTPGTSWSHRALLEFFRATTDFIAAEERAKQAARRRGLGGSSQGKVFRHRSVSSCKRLPACSHNIHTIYNWQRSYTR, encoded by the exons ATGCTTGAATGGCTCGTTGCTTTGTGTATTGGGATTCTGGTGGCCGTCATTTGGCCAGCTtcgaaatattttggtacccagGGCGAGCCAGACGCACTCCTCCAGGGGCTCGGAATTTCACGGCGGCAGACGAAGGAGATGGTCTCAGAGAGGTGCGTCTCAGACCGGGGGGTCCCGGTGGACCGTGCTAATGCCCAGACATCGGACAGGGCAGGTGAGAATAAAGTCCCCGATGTTGCGCTGATATGCAAACCCTCGGCGCTGGCCAACTATCTCTTCAAACACTGCAGGACTTTCAGCAATTTCACAGCGTGCACTGGATGGACTTGGCGGGCGAGTGCGTTTCTTCAGACATTCTACGGCGCGTGCTGGCCGTACGAGAGCCCGGCGTATTTCGTGCGGGACTACCTGCAGTTGAGCGACGACGGTCTGGTGGCGCTGGACTGGGCAGTGTCGATGGCCGGTGCGTCGTACCAGAAACGGAGGAGAACCTCGAGTAATTCCACGAGCCCCATCCTCCTCATCATTCCCAACTCGTTTGGGAAAATCACTAGAAATGTGCTGAAG CTCTGTGAGGTGGCGTTGTCCCACGGCTACCTCCCTGTGGTGTTTAACCGGCGCAGCCACAACGCCACCCCCCTCAGCACCGTCAAGCTGCAGCAGTTTGGCGACCCAGGGGACCTACGCGAGGCCGTGCGCTACATGCGCTACAGGCAGCCCGTGAGCCGGCTGTACGCGGTGAGCGAGAGCACGGGGTCCggcctcctcctctcctacctgGGAGAGTGTGGTTCATCCAGCTACGTGACGGCCGCCGCCTGCCTCTCGCCAGTGTTCCGCTGCCAGAGCTGGTTTGAGAAAGGACCCATCTGGCCCCTACACTGGGCTCTGGTGACTTACCAGAAGATATGCCTCAACAG GTACAGGACAGTGCTGGGTGAGACAGTGCACACCGATGCCCTTTTCTCAAGCTGTTCCATGCGTGGCCTGGAGGAGGTGCTGTTCTGCCAGCAGCCAGGCCCTAAAGGAGCCCCGGCCCTAGCAGCGGgcaccagcagcagcagtggtggaGCCTGGGAGGCCTACTGGGAACGCAATGAACCCCTCCGGGATGTAGACGAAGTCGCCATCCCTGTTTTGAGTGTCTGTGCTCAGGATGACCCTATCAGAGGAGACCCCCAGTCTACCCTACCCCTGGAACTCTTCGAGAGCAACCCCCACTTCTTCCTGCTACTAACCACCAGGGGGGGACACTGTGGCTTTAACACCCAGGAAGGGAGTGCTTTCTCTGGGGGAGGGACCTTTGGAGGGACACCTGGGACTAGCTGGAGCCACCGGGCCCTGCTGGAGTTCTTTAGGGCCACCACAGACTTCATTGCGGCAGAGGAGAGGGCTAAGCAGGCTGCCAGACGGAGGGGCCTGGGGGGTAGCAGCCAGGGCAAAGTCTTCAGACATCGTAGTGTCAGTAGCTGTAAGAGGCTGCCCGCATGCTCACATAATATACACACTATCTACAACTGGCAGAGGTCTTATACACGATGA